From the genome of Oryza glaberrima chromosome 1, OglaRS2, whole genome shotgun sequence:
GCCTATTTtgttaggcatgccaaaatttggcttcaaaccaaatagacactaaacactattgaaattaaCAAATATTGTTAAGCCTAATTTAGGCTTCAAACCAAACTAGCCCTACATCTTAAAGTTGTTCcgattcttttttaaaaaaaacgcagTTCATACAAAGTTTGAGCTCCGTCGgcaaaaaccaaaatttaaattttttaaaaataattttgaagttgattttaagatattttgaacgtttttttcagcattggttttaaatcactaagaacgcatatataaaaatttacctgtaaaataatttttatttcttaataagccCTTacggtgtgtttggataatgggaaatggagggtgggattgggattaggaaatgaatgaagggttaggattaaatggaagagggagaatgaatggttaggatttaaagatgggtgggaaatcatttccgtTTCCCATTTGCCAAACACTTTCTTACTGTTCATTAGAGAATGTGGGCAATCAGTGGTACCTTAGTAACATTTGTACTGACATTGGAACAGCGTGTTGTGTATGGTAGGAGCATATGACCGGGCCATAAGGGAGCCGTTTGAACGTAAAAGCATGGAACAAATGGATGAAACTTAAGTAAGACTTgcgtaaaaataaaaaaaaaaacttaagtaagacgacgatgaggatgagAATGTCGGGCGCCCTCAAAATGCTAATGCCAATGTGGCGGAGCTTGAGCCAGTTTGGCTTTGCACGAATTATATGTAATTTGacctttcttaaaaaaatgtaatttgTTGCCTGTTTCCTTCTTTCTTAATGACacaaattgagtttttttaacACACCCTAATTTTACTTGTAGACTAGAGACTATTGTGAATTTGTAATTATGTTCTTAGTTTGGACGATGGTTCGTTACTCTCTAGTAGAAATGATCCATTAGTTATTAGAGATAAAGATAAACTAGTAATTTACTGATAGATTGATTAGGGGTaactttattatttattattttttgactaATCGATATGTGGCCATCCACGTTGGCATCACTCATATTCAATCGAAAtatgccaaaaaagaaaaaaaaagagatttagCCACTACTAAATTTCAATTATACTTCTCtgtactttttttatatataataatgtccCTCCATATTTCTACCACCGTTATTTGAGGTGGGGTGATGAAAATGTACATTTCACTGAGAGAATGAACGAAAGGAATGTAACACGAGGAAGACAATGGTGAGGATGAGAACCATTGCATGATAGGCTATCCTACGATCACACCTACTACTTGCAAACTTAAGTACAACTAGAGGGCAAGATGGTGGAGTGGACGGGAACGAGATGATGTGCTAATTTGCCCGTGACCGGTGACCCCCAAAACAGTTTAATCTAGGCGGTAATTTCACGCATAGCGTTCTTTCCTTCCCACATGGTAGAATGTGTTTTAGTTTTGTTGAAACTTGAGAGTGATGCAAAACCTGAGCGGTTTTACCGGTTCGGTTTTGGCCACATGTATGCCTACTATTTGGGCTTGTTTTCCTAGTACTccaagtatatttttttagttgtaaACTGAAGGAAGACGACGACATTGACGGCGAGAATGCCAGTCCGACCGTGGAGCAGCAGTGTCTTCTGCTGTCATGTGGGGCCCTTGTTGCAGCCACAGTGTAGAGAAAGCCTTGTTTCTTTCtcctctgaagtctgaacttaACGTGGGCTGCCTTTCCTCACTGACGCAACCATCGTGGCACGAACACGCTGTACATGCATACGCGGTGAAACGCCCCTAATGCTTTGCAGAATTGCAAAGCACAAACgaacaagaaacaaaaatgtCCTGTGTTCTCTTCTCTTGGTCCAATGCCCCATAGAGTGAATGCATTAGCTGTGCATCTGGGTTTTTGGATGCTTCCGGTTGGTACAAGGCATGTGCGCCCTCGTATATCATTCTGACATCTCGGTGTACCGCGATGACCGGGAGATAAATTTTGCATCCAGCTCAAGCTAGCCAACGAGGTACAGTATTAGTTAGGAGACGAAACAAAAGCACCGAAACAGTATACTCCTTGTTTCCCGGTTCAGAAAACTACTGAACAAAGTTAATGCTTTGGTCTTTTACCAATTACCAGTGTTCCCATTTCCGATTGAGCGACGAATCCCGATCTTGACGGtatgacagtttttttttttcaaatttcagttaaatCTATCGTCTCAATTTTGAATTCTTAAAAACCATTTGAAATTTTACTTATAATCCGCTTCCGTCCTCcgtgaaaacaaaaaaaaaactacggtTGAGAACCAATTTTTGTTGAAAACTTAAACCCTGGTCTATATTAACGATAGAATATCATGTAGTAAATTATGTTTTGAGATTCGTGCAAAGCCCTCCAAActctaaccttttctttttttttcctttttcctccccATCACCACATGAAGTGCTCAACACTTCCGCTTCTCGTTGCCACCAACGCCCTGGCCTTGTCAGTTGATCGAAATACGCTAATGGCACCAGAGAGGCTCCCTCGAccagccgcctcccctccctacTACCCTTCCCCCTCTATTTCTCCTCAAGGTGGCGGCAGCGAGGTGCCCCCGCCCCACCGTCTCCCCCATCTCCAGCGACTCACTATTGTCGGATCCACCACCATCTCCTAACTGTACACTTGCTTTGCCCCCACCACCAACACCAGTCCACCGTCTTCCTCCATCCCCGCGACTCCGATGTCGCCGTGCCGTCCACTAGTTCCACCATGCATCGTCGGGCCACCGCTCGTCGGCAAGACGCCGGTCGTCATGGCTAGTGAAGAAGGGGTAATTAGAGCTTGAGGAGAAAGAGGTGAGGTCGCCGGAGCAGGAACCGCAAAGCAAATCTAATGGTAGAAATTTACAATATTTTAGCCTCAATTTTCTACCAACAGTAGTTTAGCATTTccgtgtaaaaaaaaatggttgacATGCCCGTATAGCTGGCTAgctattacttcctccatttcacaatgtaagtcattctagcatttttcacattcatattgaatatctagatttattaacatcaatatgaatgtgggaaatgctagaataacttacattgcgaaacggagggagtagctagcagcTGTAGTTAGCAATCTCGTGAACTAGTGTTGGCCCTGCGAGGTGTGAGTTCAGGCTGCACCTGATGGGCACAACCTGTCGGGGAAGCTAGCGAGCCATCATTGGGAGCAGCATGATAGCAGTGGGGATCAACCCATTGATCCGAGCAAAAACACGCACACAGGGCAGGCAGAGCAGGCACCACACGCGCATACGGGATTCACACGCCTCCAGTACGCATAGTGCGAACATATTCTCCTTTCTGCTCGCCATGAAGAGGAAAATCTCTGCAGAAATGCAGCCTCTCGACCGTGGCGAGCTGAGGCTGAGCTTTCGGTCGCCATCGACGCATCATGGGTGGCATCGTTGTCGTGCATTTGGATGCTGCCGAAAGAATCAGAGAAAACCTCGAGAAGAAAGAAAGGGAGAGATGCAGATACTCTGTCTGTGCTGTCCAGGTTTGCCTTCCCTTTTCTTCCTTTCATCAGTCACCAACCTGCATGCATGGATGATGATttggagagaaaaggggaaatgGATGAATGATTTGATTGCACAAGAGCGAGCTAAAGCTCTCATCATGTACCACAACCTGGATGCACCTGTAACAAGCTCGTAGCCGTCACCTACATCGGGAAATATTcagcctgtttttttttttggcttaatTATCTGCTGTTCCAGCCTGTATGATTTTCAGAACTACTCGGCTGTTTCAGCGTATGAGCAGCTATGATACCACTGATCACTCATCATTCGTGCTTGCTTAGATCTTAATGGCGAGTGATTAGCACCGAGTTAGTTAAGGGTTTGGTGAAAGCTACTACTAGTGCTGGCGGATTAAGATTTAACGGCGATGGCAAGGACGGGGACGTACCGGGCCGGGTGTGTGCGCTGGGAAATGATCGTGTCGCGCCGAGGCGGAGCCCAGATGGCGCGAATGATTCGGGCGGCGAAAAACAAACCACTGCACATGACCTACTACAGCACcactccatcctaaaaaaaatactactagctacgaatctgaacacacatatatatcaagtTCATAGGTTGGATGAGTCTTTTTctaaacggagagagtatacttcatccgttaaaaaaaaacaaacctaaaacTATCATATATTCTAGTGCAACGAATTATAGACATACTtctattcagattcgttgtactactATATATCACAttcagttttaatttttttttttaaagaacagaTATAGAGTAGTCGAATGCAAGATTGCAATGCAGGGATCAGGTCACCAGGACAACGGATGGGCCATGcacccatcgccgtcgccggccgcgcggcgcggtggcgcgctCCGCTCCACGCTCTCTTCTTCCCTGATGCCCAACAAGACCCGTTCTTTGCTAATGGTGGTATAGGATATTTCTGTGATGCGCTTACAAAAGTAGATTTCGCCAAAGTTAACCTTGTACATCAGTATTATTAGATATAACTTTTCTAACTATTTGTTATTTTCGctttttgaatttatttatgTATTTATGGgactagctatatttatggtatcatattaaaaaaagttaaaatcttgTTACAATGTAAATAACATACATTTACACTTCAAAACTTATACTAAGTAAGTTATTTATATTGTAAATAACATacatttacaatgtaaataacTTATGGatgttaacatatatatatatatatatatatatatatgaatacgaacaatgttagaaagtcttataatatgaaatgtggGAAGTACAACACTTATACTGTAAGTTATATAAGAGAATAATGATAAAAGTAAATAATTACCAACTTGGAAGATAGGATTGAGAGAGAAACACTAGCAAtcacatatttaaaaaatgattgAGTCAAGTCAGAAATGTGGCACTATATTTACACCAAATTCGTTAATTTATTGGCTAATAAGCTTACTAACTAAACCGAATTAACATGCCATAATTACGGTCACTTGGAGCCTGGAGGCCAAGTCATCAAACGGCACCGGCTGGACCCACGTTTGGTTACGTCTCACCAACCGGTTCCCGATTCTGTGCAACAGAGACCGAAAGGAAAGGGAAAGGATTGGGATATTTGGGATTAGGACAAACAGATGGTACACTTTGTCACTCTATGATTATTATCGGTCACGTACGTACTAGTAAGTGCAGGCCCCTCCACCTGAGCCGGAGTTGATAGCATTAGTTTAGATTGTTAGCTAGCGGCTACAGAAAGAAGGATTAGTTGGTCTAAGAAAAGGTTTAGTTTTATGGGGTTCTTAGAAAGGCTTTAACTTTTGGACGTGTTTTAGTTAATCATGAGCTTGATTGGGTGCCGGCTGCTGGATGCATGGGCACGTTAAGTACGAACACGCGGCATGATGGATGCGTTGTCTTAGCTTTCGGGACGTCCCGGCCGGAAATGCCTCTTATGATTATTAAAGAATTAGGTCATGGGGTTAATAATACATGGAAATACAGGGTCTAATGGGCGACCTTTGATCGAGGCCCAGTACTGGTTATGGGCCCAATAAACTGTGCAAAGGCTTCATGGGCTACAAAGGAGATCATCCACAAAATTTGTGGGTCCAAGATAGTCACGGCCCATTATTtgcaacatactccctccgtcccaatatataaGAGCATCCCCAGCAGCTCATCTAAATTTCATCCTCCATACTCCCATTTGGATGGCCATCCAAAAAAATTCCCACTCTATATAACTTTTAACTTCAGCagatcatccatattacattCTAAATATACCAACAtcctatattttattaatatttttcaaCTACCACACATTTTTACTCCCATCCTTCTCACCTTTcaccacttaaaaaaaattcttgggAAGTGGGTAGTTGAAGAtggagtgaggagagagaacctCCATATTTAGCATGGGAAGAGCTAGGTTTGGAGAACCTCCAAAAATAGAGTATGTGATGGTGACTCTGCTGGAGCACTATTTTTCTCCTCCATACTCCAAATATCGGATGGATGACTAGATAGAGAAGCTGTTGGGGATGCTCTAAGAACCTAGAACCGgataaaatattttctattactatgaatctggacatcctagtactacgaatctagatagggATAGGAAATATCCCATCCGATTTTAGTTTCTTATAtactgggacggagggagtactcatcAGCTTCCATGTTTAATTTCcacgataattttttttcactaagAACCAAACTTTCTTCATTCATTCACGGGAGAATGTGGACTGGACTGTCAGTACCGCGCGCACACAATCAACATGACCAAAATGCATCAGATGCCGCCATGGACTGTCTCCATCCAAACCTACGTGTATCTTCAGGATGAGACACGCCGACGCGTCATGCCGCCTCAAAGGCCGCGGAAACCCAACCGCCCGTCCGCCAGCCCAGCCGCTGTGACGTGCTCACTGTTTCGGCGGACGGACGCATATGTGTCCGTTTCGCAATAAACACACGGGAGCAATCGCATCACGCCGACCCAAAAAAAACCGTCCCGTCCGCTCCGCGGCGCTTCACAACGCGTGGTGCACCCGATAGCTCTAGCGTCACAAGACTCCTACGCCGTCACGcacccacgcacgcacgcacgcatatATGTGCAGTGTAGCGTGATGTACCACTTCGCCTACTTTCACATACGCGCGGCGCCGCTGGTGCTGGCTGGCTGGCGCGCGCACCGGCGGGCGGAGAGCGAGGTTTTTCGCCGGTGTTTTGGTTGGCCTCCGCCGTtccgcgcggtggtggtggtggtggttgctgTGGTAGCGAGGGTAGGCTTTGGAGACggagatggagatcggcgccgttGAGAACGGGGGTGTCGTCGGTGGTGAAGTTGTGGCAGGCAAGAGGGGGAAGAAGCCGCAAGGTTGGAAGTGCATGCCGTTCATCATAGGTGAGGCTCCCGTTCCAGTGATTTCTTTCTACGTTTTGCGACCCGTATAGTATGTTAAGGGCCCCTTGAATCgtaggattgagaaaacataagaataggaaaaacgcaggatttTAAAAAGgtatgtaagtgtaaaacagaggattgcagaactaaaaaaaacacatgaattaccgtttgattgaaccgcatgaattggatgagagagataaactcaaagaAAAATTATCAAGAGGTTAAAACTCATGCTAAATTTCttctaaaatctctataggattgtgcATTCCATAGGAACTTCACAGAATTGGATAGGATTTAATCTTTTGTTTCAAATGgctttatagaaaattttcctatagaattgaaatcttctaaaatttctatgtttttcctccaaatcaaaggggccctaaaggGGCGAAGGCAGGCCTAGAGTAGTTAGGGCTTGAGCCTTAGACTTGTCTTCAGAATTATGGTTAAATTATCTTAAACCACCATGTaactttaagaaaaaaaaaaaagcaactcaCTAGTTTAAGTTCACTCTTTAATGATTTTTAGCTCCGTCGCTGATGTTACTAGACCTAATACCTCTGCCGTCACTGATGttacttaggctgcgttcgtctCCAGGGATTCCCAACTCCCCCTCTCATAtttcgtgcgcacgcttttcaaacggtgcgtttttacaaaagtttccatacaaaagttacttaaaaaaatcatattgatctattattttgaaaaaaaataactaatacttaattaatcacacactaaTGGACCACTTCGTTTTACGTGTGAAGGGAATGAGTTCCCAAGCCAagaaacgaacgcagccttagacCTCTCAAATGCTGCACGGCTACACCGTAGGCTTGAATATAACAAGATAGACACAACGCTCAAATACACGTatgtatacacacacacacctacCTACACATATGAAGGGGTTGTttagattgatgccattttcaaccatattattttttggtaaaaaataatatctacgtttagtttattgccaaatttagtaaatacataagaaatcttaTCAAAATTGTGGCAATATTAACTGgcaaggtttattttggctacaatttgAACATGCCCAAAGTCCCCTTTTTATAGATAGTTTCATGTGAAAGATCAATTCATTTCCTTTGataatatagaaaatatattgCATCCTGAGAAGGGCCATATATATAGATCATAGATGTATATGTACATGGTATTCGTATTCGATTAGCACGTACGGAAGACTCTTTTAATCACTCGTATTCGTGAATCATCTCATTAATACTTCTACATGACTACCGTAAATCATATACTAATATCCATTCAATATAAGAGTATTTTCAGACTCTGAGCCTAGACcaagtatatgtatatgttgATTTGGtctggcttggcttggcttctTTGTCTAAACTTAGACATGACAACATGGGTGCTCTAACCCGGTGATCCCTGCACAGGGATACACCCTGCCTCAAATCAAAGCAAAAAGGGATTCACGAATGAATTATGTTGTACTTCAAGCGGATCAAATCAAAATGCTCATTATAATGTACTGAATGGATGCCCTTTTCTGACTGTATCTATGCAGCAACTGAGACATTTGAAAAGGTTGCGACAATTGGAGTGGTAGCAAATTTGACGGTCTATCTTGTGAAGCGCTTCAACATTGGGCAAATTGAGGCAGCTAATATTACCAACATCTTCTTCGGTACGCTTAACTTTGCGCCATTGCTAGGCGCCTTCATCTCCGACGCCTACTTGGGAAGGTTCAAAACACTAGCCTATGGATGCTTCGCCAGCCTCCTGGTATGTCCATATGATGACCAAACCATCTCTCTTAGTACTTTCATTTCACCTGCTTGGCAGCAGAAAGAAATGCAAGGTCACTTGTCATTGTCAAATAAGGCTTCACCCAACGAATAAAAAGAACAGCAATAGcttaatgcttttttttttcattagaaACGAAGAATGTGCAATAAGCCCCAACTGATGCAAGAAACTGATATATAGTGCACATCCAACATTTTTGTTGATTTAAGCTCTTCCCAGGAGTGTAGTTCATCAACATGAActcattttaatttatttatttgctaAATAACAGGGGATGCTGGGAATGACTTTGTCTGCATCACTTCCAGCTCTCAAGCCACCGATCTGCCATGAAAAAACCCGACTAGGCGGAGGCTGCAACAGTCCATCAACACTCCAGCTAAGTGAGCTATACCTTTCTCTAGGCTTTCTAATCATCGGTGGAGGAGCGATCCGGCCTTGCAGCTTGCCCTTTGGAGTAGACCAGTTTGATAAGACCGACGAAGAAGGTCGAAAGGGACTAAACAGCTATTATAATTGGTACTATGGAACAAGTACTGCTGCCCTTGTGTTATCTATGACTGTCATCATCTACATCCAGAACAATGTCAGCTGGCCAATAGGATTTGGCATACCCACATTACTCATGTTTCTCGCCATTATCATGTTATTTCTGGGTACCAACCTGTACGTCCATGTACAACCAGAGGGAAGCATATTTGCTGGAATTGCCCAGGTTTTAGTGGCTTCATTTAAAAAGAGAAATCTCAAGCTTCCTTGTCCTCATGATATAAACCAACAAGGATTGATACTCTACAACCCTCCTTCCAAGGGCAACCGCGTATTCAGATTGCCACTTACTTCCCAGTTCAGGTAAACATCTGTTACCACTAAAGATGAACAGAATTGGAACTAATGTAGCTAGAGATGTAATCAACTTAAAGTGGAGGAAAAACTAAAACAATGACTAGTCATAGTGAAAGTATTAGAACATCCAACAAACTGAGAAGTGAGAAATGCATTGTCATATGTATATGTGCACACACTTTTACGCGTATAGTGTGCTTCAGGAGTTTTTGCAAGAACATTACAATGAATCGGAGATGGGTTGGTTTTCTTGAAATTTATATCTGCATCAATCCCGAGGCACATTTGAAAATTATGATGTTGCATGTATACATGTACACGTGGAAAAAAACGAAATTTGAAAAACATAAGTTCTTGACATTGTTCTATTTTATTGCCAAAACATTGAGTTTTCAAAGCAAAGCAACACCAAATAATTAATCAGGTTGTTGaatttagtgatttttattcaTTACCTCTTACCAAGTTGAAAGACTCAGATACCTTTTATACAGTTGAATATTAAACTCATATAGATCATGCATATCATAACTTGCACGAGTTATGATATGCATGATATTTACTGATAGATGCTATATTGCTATCTATGTGCTGGGCAAGAAAATGCAGAAATTCATATTTGTTGGTAAATATACACCCTTTTTCCTCTAGTAAATGCATAGAATGCACCACATGCTTAAATGGAGTTAAGAAGAAACATGCTGGTCATATCAAACAAAATACTGACCCTTTCAAAGAATTATATGCTAGATGCCATCATAGTTTGATGCATGTTACTCATCCTCAGGTTTCTGAACAAGGGTGCGATTGTAATGGGTGATGATATAAATGTTGATGGTTCTGCAAGAAACTCTTGGGAGCTTTGCAACGTCCAACAAATAGAGGAGGTCAAATGCTTAATAAGAATTGTGCCGGTTTGTATTTCTGGAGTCTTATGCTTTGTCGCATTGGCTCAGCAATTCACCTATATAATCTTGCAAACATTTACAATGGACTGTCACTTTGGGACGCACTTTGAAATCCCAGCAGGCTCTGTTGTATCCATATCCCTTATTGCCCTAACTCTATTCATCCCCATTTATGACCGGATTTTAGTACCAATAGCTAGACGATTCACTGGAGTGGAAAGTGGTATTACACTTCTACAGAGACAAGGTATAGGATTGGCCATTTCTCCCATTTCAATGGTGGTAGCAGGACTTGTTGAACGTAAGAGGAGGAACTCAGCCTTGTCGAAT
Proteins encoded in this window:
- the LOC127768755 gene encoding protein NRT1/ PTR FAMILY 2.13-like; translated protein: MEIGAVENGGVVGGEVVAGKRGKKPQGWKCMPFIIATETFEKVATIGVVANLTVYLVKRFNIGQIEAANITNIFFGTLNFAPLLGAFISDAYLGRFKTLAYGCFASLLGMLGMTLSASLPALKPPICHEKTRLGGGCNSPSTLQLSELYLSLGFLIIGGGAIRPCSLPFGVDQFDKTDEEGRKGLNSYYNWYYGTSTAALVLSMTVIIYIQNNVSWPIGFGIPTLLMFLAIIMLFLGTNLYVHVQPEGSIFAGIAQVLVASFKKRNLKLPCPHDINQQGLILYNPPSKGNRVFRLPLTSQFRFLNKGAIVMGDDINVDGSARNSWELCNVQQIEEVKCLIRIVPVCISGVLCFVALAQQFTYIILQTFTMDCHFGTHFEIPAGSVVSISLIALTLFIPIYDRILVPIARRFTGVESGITLLQRQGIGLAISPISMVVAGLVERKRRNSALSNGGRSPMSVLWLAPQLVLMGIAEAFNAVGQIEFYNKQFPENMQTLAGSLFFCTIAGANYLSTALANIMRKVTTRDGHSSWLTDNINLGKLDYYFYFIALMGVLNLIYFLICSHFYQYKVMSLHSEESIKVPTKEEEATEIDIDTDAPSK